A stretch of the Mycolicibacterium celeriflavum genome encodes the following:
- the pdxS gene encoding pyridoxal 5'-phosphate synthase lyase subunit PdxS, whose product MDTAPNGSVTQTGTARVKRGMAEMLKGGVIMDVVTPEQARIAEGAGAVAVMALERVPADIRAQGGVARMSDPDLIEGIISAVTIPVMAKVRIGHFVEAQILQSLGVDYIDESEVLTPADYTHHIDKWKFTVPFVCGATNLGEALRRITEGAAMIRSKGEAGTGDVSNATTHMRQIGGEIRRLTSLSEDELYVAAKELQAPYDLVVEVARAGKLPVTLFTAGGIATPADAAMMMQLGAEGVFVGSGIFKSGDPAARAAAIVKATTFYDDPDVLAKVSRGLGEPMVGINVEDVAAPHRLAERGW is encoded by the coding sequence GTGGATACCGCACCTAATGGGTCGGTGACCCAGACCGGAACTGCCCGGGTGAAGCGCGGCATGGCAGAGATGCTCAAGGGTGGCGTGATCATGGACGTCGTCACCCCCGAGCAGGCTCGCATCGCCGAGGGCGCGGGTGCAGTGGCGGTCATGGCGCTCGAACGGGTGCCCGCCGACATCCGCGCACAAGGCGGCGTTGCGCGGATGAGTGATCCCGATCTCATCGAGGGCATCATCTCCGCGGTCACCATCCCGGTGATGGCCAAGGTCCGTATCGGGCACTTCGTGGAGGCCCAGATTCTGCAGAGCCTCGGCGTCGACTACATCGACGAGTCCGAGGTGCTCACCCCCGCCGACTACACCCATCACATCGACAAGTGGAAGTTCACCGTGCCGTTCGTGTGCGGCGCCACCAACCTGGGCGAAGCGCTACGGCGCATCACCGAGGGTGCGGCGATGATCCGCTCCAAGGGCGAGGCCGGCACCGGTGACGTGTCCAACGCGACCACCCACATGCGTCAGATCGGCGGGGAGATCCGCCGGCTGACGTCCCTGTCGGAAGACGAGTTGTACGTCGCGGCAAAGGAATTGCAGGCGCCGTACGACCTCGTCGTCGAGGTGGCGCGGGCCGGCAAGCTGCCGGTGACGCTGTTCACCGCGGGCGGCATCGCGACCCCGGCCGACGCGGCGATGATGATGCAACTCGGCGCCGAGGGCGTGTTCGTCGGCTCGGGCATCTTCAAATCCGGTGACCCCGCCGCGCGCGCCGCCGCGATCGTCAAAGCGACCACGTTCTACGACGATCCCGACGTGCTGGCCAAGGTGTCGCGTGGACTGGGTGAGCCCATGGTCGGCATCAACGTCGAGGATGTCGCCGCCCCGCACCGACTCGCGGAACGAGGCTGGTAA
- a CDS encoding glycosyltransferase family 4 protein: MRIGMVCPYSFDVPGGVQSHVLQLAKVMHDRGHDVSVLAPSSPGMELPDYVVSGGKAVPIPYNGSIARLRFGPATHRMVKRWLADGDFDVLHLHEPNAPSLSMLALNIAEGPIVATFHTSTTKSLTLSVFEPILRPMHEKIVGRIAVSDLARRWQMEALGSDAVEIPNGVDVASFASAPALEGYPRAGKSVLFLGRFDEPRKGMAVLLRALPKLVKRFPDVEILVVGRGDEDELREDAGELAGHLRFLGQVDDAVKASAMRSVDVYCAPHTGGESFGIVLVEAMAAGTAVVASDLDAFRRVLADGVAGRLVPVDDASALADGLIEVLVDDALRERYIEAAMQAVRRYDWSVVARQIMRVYETVSGSGAKVRVAGGDGGSSAKAARAARTARTGKATGGVR; this comes from the coding sequence GTGCGGATCGGCATGGTCTGCCCGTACTCGTTCGATGTGCCCGGCGGGGTGCAGTCGCACGTGCTGCAGCTGGCCAAGGTGATGCACGACCGCGGCCACGACGTCAGCGTGCTCGCGCCGTCGTCGCCGGGAATGGAGTTGCCCGACTACGTCGTGTCCGGCGGCAAGGCCGTGCCGATCCCGTACAACGGATCGATCGCGCGGCTGCGGTTCGGGCCGGCCACGCATCGCATGGTCAAGCGGTGGCTGGCCGACGGCGACTTCGACGTGCTGCATCTGCACGAGCCCAACGCGCCGAGCCTGTCGATGCTCGCGCTCAACATCGCCGAGGGCCCGATCGTCGCGACGTTCCACACCTCGACGACGAAATCGTTGACGCTCAGCGTGTTCGAGCCGATCCTGCGGCCCATGCACGAGAAGATCGTCGGCCGCATCGCGGTGTCGGATCTTGCGCGGCGCTGGCAGATGGAGGCGTTGGGCAGCGACGCGGTCGAGATCCCCAACGGCGTGGATGTGGCGTCGTTCGCGTCCGCGCCGGCACTCGAGGGCTACCCGCGCGCGGGCAAGTCGGTGCTGTTCCTGGGCCGCTTCGACGAACCCCGCAAGGGCATGGCCGTGCTGCTGCGCGCGCTGCCGAAGTTGGTGAAGCGGTTCCCCGACGTCGAGATCCTCGTCGTCGGCCGCGGCGACGAGGACGAACTACGCGAGGATGCCGGTGAGCTGGCGGGGCATCTGCGCTTTCTCGGTCAGGTCGACGACGCGGTCAAGGCCTCGGCGATGCGCAGCGTCGACGTGTACTGCGCGCCGCACACCGGCGGCGAGAGTTTCGGCATTGTGCTGGTCGAGGCGATGGCGGCCGGCACCGCGGTGGTGGCCAGCGACCTCGACGCGTTCCGGCGGGTGCTCGCCGACGGTGTGGCCGGGCGCCTGGTCCCGGTCGACGATGCATCGGCATTGGCCGACGGGCTGATCGAGGTGCTGGTCGACGATGCGCTGCGCGAGCGCTACATCGAGGCCGCGATGCAGGCGGTCCGGCGCTATGACTGGTCGGTGGTGGCCCGACAGATCATGCGGGTGTACGAGACCGTCTCCGGGTCGGGAGCCAAGGTGAGGGTGGCCGGCGGTGACGGCGGCAGCAGCGCCAAGGCCGCGAGGGCGGCGAGAACGGCGAGGACGGGGAAGGCGACCGGAGGCGTCCGGTGA
- a CDS encoding phosphatidylinositol mannoside acyltransferase, which translates to MTSTPSGPTAVFANPLGGLISDWGYAAGWRLVRAMPEFVARNAFEAGALYAARGGGPAQLRKNLARVVGVPPEQVPDALIRDSLASYARYWREAFRLPTMDHEALGRELVVDDIERLWAALDAGRGAVCALPHSGNWDMAGVWLAQNYGSFTTVAERLKPESLYNRFVAYREGLGFEVVPLTGGDRPPFEVLADRLRDNRPVCLMADRDLSRSGVQVDFFGEPTRMPAGPAKLAIATGAALFPVHCWFERDGWGMRVYPEVDTSSGDVTVITQALADRFAPNIAVHPADWHMMQPQWLADLPAARRAKLEAG; encoded by the coding sequence GTGACCAGCACACCCTCGGGGCCGACTGCGGTATTCGCTAACCCGTTGGGTGGCTTGATCAGCGACTGGGGGTATGCCGCGGGCTGGCGGCTGGTGCGCGCGATGCCGGAATTCGTGGCGCGCAACGCTTTCGAGGCCGGTGCGCTCTACGCGGCGCGCGGCGGCGGGCCGGCCCAGTTGCGCAAGAACCTGGCCCGTGTCGTCGGCGTACCGCCCGAACAGGTGCCGGACGCGCTGATTCGTGATTCGCTGGCCTCGTACGCCCGATACTGGCGGGAGGCGTTTCGGTTGCCGACGATGGACCATGAGGCGCTCGGCCGCGAACTCGTCGTGGACGACATCGAGCGCCTGTGGGCCGCCCTGGACGCGGGCCGCGGCGCGGTCTGCGCATTGCCGCACAGCGGCAACTGGGACATGGCCGGGGTCTGGCTGGCACAGAACTACGGCAGCTTCACCACGGTCGCCGAACGGCTCAAGCCGGAGTCGCTGTACAACCGGTTCGTCGCGTACCGGGAAGGCCTCGGCTTCGAGGTCGTTCCGCTGACCGGTGGTGACCGGCCGCCGTTCGAGGTGCTCGCCGATCGCCTGCGCGACAACCGGCCGGTATGCCTGATGGCCGACCGCGACCTGAGCCGCAGCGGGGTGCAGGTGGATTTCTTCGGCGAGCCCACCCGGATGCCCGCGGGCCCGGCCAAGCTGGCGATCGCCACCGGCGCGGCGCTGTTCCCGGTGCATTGCTGGTTCGAGCGCGACGGCTGGGGCATGCGGGTGTATCCCGAGGTCGACACGTCGTCCGGCGACGTCACCGTCATCACCCAGGCGCTGGCGGACCGGTTCGCCCCCAATATCGCCGTGCACCCCGCCGACTGGCACATGATGCAACCGCAGTGGCTGGCCGACCTGCCCGCGGCGCGGCGCGCGAAATTGGAGGCCGGCTAG
- the pgsA gene encoding phosphatidylinositol phosphate synthase: protein MSNFYLMTRAAYEKLSTPIAKGALRAGFTPDSITILGTAGSVLGALTLYPIGQLWWGSVAVWFFVLADMLDGAMARQRGGGTRFGAVLDATCDRISDGAIFCGLLWWAAFGLRSTSLVVATAICLVTSQVISYIKARAEASGLSAEGGLIERPERLIIVLVGAGLSGLFGLVWLLPVAMWTLAVTSLITLGQRVHSVRTSPGAMDKIAKPGTDDETEANEP, encoded by the coding sequence GTGAGCAACTTCTACCTGATGACCCGCGCGGCCTACGAGAAGCTCAGCACGCCCATCGCCAAGGGCGCGCTGCGGGCCGGATTCACGCCCGACAGCATCACGATCCTGGGCACCGCGGGATCGGTGCTGGGCGCCCTGACGCTGTACCCGATCGGTCAGCTGTGGTGGGGCTCGGTCGCCGTATGGTTCTTCGTACTCGCCGACATGCTCGACGGCGCGATGGCCCGTCAGCGCGGCGGCGGCACCCGGTTCGGCGCGGTGCTGGACGCCACCTGCGACCGCATCAGCGACGGCGCCATCTTCTGCGGACTGCTGTGGTGGGCCGCCTTCGGACTGCGGAGCACTTCGCTGGTGGTCGCGACGGCGATCTGCCTGGTGACATCGCAAGTCATCTCCTACATCAAGGCGCGCGCCGAAGCCAGCGGCCTGTCGGCGGAGGGCGGGCTGATCGAGCGCCCGGAGCGGCTGATCATCGTGCTGGTCGGGGCGGGGCTGTCCGGGTTGTTCGGGCTGGTGTGGCTGCTGCCCGTCGCGATGTGGACGCTCGCGGTGACCAGCCTTATCACGCTGGGGCAGCGGGTGCACAGCGTGCGCACCTCGCCGGGCGCGATGGACAAGATCGCCAAGCCGGGCACCGACGACGAGACCGAGGCGAACGAACCGTGA
- a CDS encoding HIT family protein has translation MSREEREERTIGDERLREERTIIDRGVGDPDHLQRLWTPHRMSYIAEAPMKGGAAGSGKSTQPFTDIPTMPDEEGLVVARGESVYIVLNLYPYNPGHSMVVPYRRVSELEDLNPDESFELISFTQKLIRVIKSVSRPHGFNVGLNLGQSAGGSLADHLHMHVVPRWSGDANFITIIGGSKAVPQLLRETRELLATEWAKQR, from the coding sequence GTGAGCCGCGAAGAACGCGAAGAGCGGACGATTGGCGATGAGCGCTTGCGCGAAGAGCGGACGATAATCGACCGCGGCGTCGGTGACCCCGACCACCTGCAGCGGCTGTGGACGCCGCACCGGATGAGCTACATCGCCGAGGCGCCGATGAAGGGCGGGGCGGCGGGGTCGGGGAAATCCACGCAGCCGTTCACCGACATCCCCACGATGCCCGACGAGGAAGGCCTGGTCGTCGCGCGCGGCGAGTCCGTCTACATCGTGCTCAACCTGTACCCCTACAACCCGGGGCACTCGATGGTGGTGCCCTACCGGCGGGTCTCCGAGCTGGAGGACCTGAACCCCGATGAGAGTTTTGAGCTGATCTCGTTCACGCAGAAGCTGATTCGGGTGATCAAGTCGGTGTCGCGGCCGCACGGTTTCAACGTCGGGCTCAACCTTGGCCAGTCGGCGGGCGGCTCGTTGGCTGACCATCTACACATGCACGTGGTGCCGCGCTGGAGCGGGGACGCCAACTTCATCACGATCATCGGCGGCTCGAAAGCGGTGCCGCAGTTGCTACGCGAGACCCGTGAACTGCTGGCGACGGAGTGGGCGAAGCAGCGGTGA
- the thrS gene encoding threonine--tRNA ligase: protein MSAVARPALAAPIRVAAGTTAGEAVREAGLPSRGAPDAIVVVRDTEGRLRDLSWVPDADVEVTPVAADTDEGRSVIRHSTAHVLAQAVQDLFPEAKLGIGPPITDGFYYDFDVERAFTPEDLAALEKRMRQIVKEGQLFSRRVYESKDQARQELANEPYKLELVDDKSGDPDVMEVGGDELTAYDNLNPRTREREWGDLCRGPHIPTTRYIPAFKLTRSSAAYWRGTQDNASLQRIYGTAWESQEALDKHLEFIEEAQRRDHRKLGAELDLFSFPDEIGSGLAVFHPKGGIIRRELEDYSRRKHTEAGYQFVNTPHITKAELFKISGHLDWYADGMFPPMHLDAELNPDGTVRKPGQDYYLKPMNCPMHCLIFRSRGRSYRELPLRLFEFGTVYRYELSGVVHGLTRVRGLTMDDAHIYCTREQMRDELTSLLRFVLDLLGDYGLTDFHLELSTKDPNKFVGSDELWEEATNVLAEVGAASGLELVPDPGGAAFYGPKISVQVKDALGRSWQMSTIQLDFNFPERFELEYTAADGSRQRPVMIHRALFGSIERFFGILTEHYAGAFPAWLAPVQVVGIPVAADHVPYLNGLATQLKMKGIRAEVDASDDRMAKKIVNHTNQKVPFMLVAGDRDVEADAVSFRFGDRSQLNGVPRDEAVAAIADWIASRQNAAPTAELLEVGAPK from the coding sequence ATGAGCGCCGTCGCACGCCCCGCCCTCGCAGCCCCGATCCGGGTCGCTGCCGGGACGACCGCGGGTGAGGCGGTCCGCGAGGCGGGGTTGCCGAGCCGGGGGGCGCCCGACGCGATCGTCGTGGTCCGCGACACCGAGGGCCGGTTGCGTGACCTGTCGTGGGTGCCCGACGCCGACGTCGAGGTGACTCCGGTGGCCGCCGACACCGACGAGGGCCGCAGCGTCATCCGGCACTCGACCGCACACGTGCTGGCCCAAGCCGTGCAGGACCTGTTTCCAGAGGCGAAGCTCGGCATCGGGCCGCCGATCACCGACGGGTTCTACTACGACTTCGACGTGGAACGCGCGTTCACGCCCGAGGACCTGGCGGCGCTGGAGAAGCGCATGCGCCAGATCGTCAAGGAAGGCCAGCTGTTCTCGCGGCGCGTCTACGAGTCCAAAGACCAAGCGCGCCAAGAACTCGCCAACGAGCCCTACAAGCTCGAGCTGGTCGACGACAAGTCCGGCGACCCCGACGTCATGGAGGTCGGCGGTGACGAGCTGACCGCATACGACAACCTCAATCCCCGCACGCGCGAACGGGAGTGGGGCGATCTGTGTCGCGGGCCGCACATCCCGACGACGAGATACATCCCGGCGTTCAAACTGACCCGCAGCTCAGCGGCCTACTGGCGCGGCACTCAGGACAACGCGAGCCTGCAGCGCATCTACGGCACGGCGTGGGAATCGCAGGAAGCCCTCGACAAGCATCTCGAGTTCATCGAAGAGGCGCAGCGGCGCGACCACCGCAAGCTGGGCGCCGAACTCGACCTGTTCAGTTTCCCAGACGAAATCGGTTCGGGGCTGGCGGTTTTCCACCCCAAGGGTGGCATCATCCGCCGCGAGCTCGAGGACTATTCGCGGCGTAAGCACACCGAGGCCGGCTACCAGTTCGTCAACACGCCGCACATCACCAAGGCGGAGCTGTTCAAGATCTCCGGGCATCTCGACTGGTACGCCGACGGCATGTTCCCGCCGATGCACCTCGACGCCGAACTCAACCCGGACGGCACCGTGCGCAAGCCCGGCCAGGACTACTACCTCAAGCCGATGAACTGCCCGATGCATTGCCTGATCTTCCGGTCGCGGGGGCGGTCGTACCGCGAACTTCCATTGCGGCTCTTCGAGTTCGGCACCGTCTACCGCTACGAGCTGTCCGGCGTGGTACACGGCCTGACCCGGGTGCGCGGGCTGACGATGGACGACGCGCACATCTACTGCACGCGTGAGCAGATGCGGGACGAGCTGACCTCCCTGCTGCGCTTCGTGCTCGACCTGCTCGGCGACTACGGCCTGACCGACTTCCACCTGGAGCTCTCGACCAAGGATCCCAACAAGTTCGTCGGCTCCGACGAGCTGTGGGAGGAGGCCACCAACGTGCTGGCCGAGGTGGGCGCCGCGTCGGGACTGGAGCTGGTGCCCGACCCCGGCGGCGCGGCGTTCTACGGTCCCAAGATCTCGGTGCAGGTCAAAGACGCGCTCGGCCGCAGTTGGCAGATGTCGACGATCCAGCTCGACTTCAATTTCCCGGAGCGCTTCGAGCTGGAGTACACCGCGGCCGACGGGTCGCGGCAGCGGCCGGTGATGATCCACCGCGCATTGTTCGGGTCGATCGAGCGCTTCTTCGGGATCCTCACCGAGCACTATGCCGGCGCGTTCCCCGCCTGGCTGGCGCCCGTGCAGGTGGTCGGCATCCCGGTTGCCGCCGACCACGTCCCGTATCTGAACGGCCTTGCGACACAATTGAAGATGAAAGGCATCCGGGCCGAGGTCGACGCCAGCGACGACCGGATGGCGAAGAAGATCGTCAACCACACCAACCAGAAGGTGCCGTTCATGTTGGTGGCGGGGGACCGCGACGTCGAGGCCGACGCCGTCAGCTTCCGCTTCGGTGACCGCAGCCAACTCAACGGCGTACCGCGCGACGAGGCTGTCGCGGCGATCGCCGACTGGATCGCAAGCCGGCAGAACGCCGCTCCCACCGCAGAACTGCTCGAGGTGGGCGCGCCGAAGTGA
- a CDS encoding TIGR02611 family protein has protein sequence MNGPEVKRRWARWRDRLRERRRAEFVYRIVVGVVGLIVLGAGILAIPYPGPGWAIVFIGLGILATEFDWARRLLAYAKERYDKVMDWFHRQHAIVQILGGVFTALVVALTLWLLGALDWTAEFVGFEHEWLNSPIGIGD, from the coding sequence GTGAACGGCCCCGAGGTCAAACGGCGCTGGGCACGCTGGCGCGATCGGCTGCGCGAGCGTCGCCGAGCGGAGTTCGTCTACCGCATCGTCGTCGGGGTCGTGGGCCTGATCGTGCTGGGGGCGGGGATCCTCGCCATCCCGTATCCGGGGCCGGGTTGGGCGATCGTGTTCATCGGGCTGGGCATCCTGGCCACCGAGTTCGACTGGGCACGGCGGCTGCTGGCCTACGCCAAGGAGCGCTACGACAAGGTGATGGACTGGTTCCACCGCCAGCACGCCATCGTGCAGATTCTCGGCGGCGTGTTCACCGCCCTCGTGGTTGCGTTGACGCTGTGGTTGCTGGGCGCACTCGACTGGACCGCAGAATTCGTCGGGTTCGAACACGAGTGGCTGAACAGTCCGATCGGCATCGGAGACTGA
- a CDS encoding PaaI family thioesterase encodes MTFEQPVAAEPGGGFNPPVPTERGGPDYGRFVEAVRTLQDHARAADAPDAVITEAADQIEKVSQLLAPYYADEWASPSGRRMDLPNRGNVLAVPLDVHVTEDQRIAGTAEFRRFHLGRNGAAHGGAVAMLFDSVLGFTAFKLSGSRAQRTAFLHVDYRKIAHVEKQFQVDAGIDRIEGRKIFVSGRLLDADTVLAEAHALFVKLKPGQP; translated from the coding sequence GTGACCTTTGAGCAGCCCGTCGCGGCGGAACCCGGTGGGGGCTTCAACCCGCCGGTGCCGACCGAGCGTGGAGGACCCGACTACGGACGCTTCGTCGAAGCGGTCCGCACGTTGCAAGACCACGCCCGCGCGGCCGACGCGCCCGATGCGGTGATCACCGAGGCCGCGGACCAGATTGAGAAGGTGTCGCAGCTGCTCGCGCCCTATTACGCCGACGAGTGGGCCTCGCCCTCCGGCCGGCGGATGGACCTGCCCAACCGCGGCAACGTCCTGGCGGTGCCGCTCGACGTGCACGTCACAGAGGACCAGCGCATCGCCGGCACCGCCGAGTTCCGCCGCTTCCACCTCGGCCGCAACGGCGCCGCGCACGGCGGTGCTGTCGCGATGCTGTTCGACTCGGTGCTCGGCTTCACCGCGTTCAAACTCAGCGGCAGCAGGGCACAGCGGACCGCCTTCCTGCACGTCGACTACCGCAAGATCGCACACGTCGAAAAACAATTCCAGGTCGACGCAGGCATCGACCGGATCGAGGGCCGCAAGATCTTCGTCTCCGGGCGCCTGCTGGACGCCGACACGGTGCTCGCCGAAGCGCACGCGCTGTTCGTCAAACTCAAGCCGGGCCAGCCGTGA
- a CDS encoding DUF1990 family protein, giving the protein MKLSDLAALPLTYPELGATAHMLPGGYHHVQKEAVIGRGRSRFEEAAAAGMRWGMLRGAGVRVEATTEIAQVGSEVIVHLGPIGAPCRVVYVVDEPDRRGFAYGTLPGHAESGEELFLVRYDTASDEVSAVVTAFSRHATWWSRLASPMTSLVQRVVTERYLRAL; this is encoded by the coding sequence ATGAAGCTGAGCGATCTCGCTGCGCTGCCGCTGACCTACCCGGAGTTGGGCGCGACCGCGCACATGCTGCCGGGCGGGTACCACCACGTGCAGAAGGAAGCCGTCATCGGCCGCGGCCGGAGCCGCTTCGAGGAGGCCGCCGCGGCGGGCATGCGATGGGGCATGCTGCGCGGCGCCGGAGTACGCGTAGAAGCGACGACGGAAATCGCGCAGGTGGGATCCGAGGTGATCGTGCACCTCGGTCCGATCGGGGCGCCGTGCCGGGTGGTCTACGTCGTCGACGAACCCGACCGTCGCGGGTTCGCCTACGGCACCCTGCCCGGACACGCAGAGTCGGGCGAGGAGCTGTTCCTGGTGCGCTACGACACGGCATCGGACGAGGTATCGGCCGTGGTGACGGCGTTTTCCCGGCACGCCACCTGGTGGAGCCGCCTGGCGTCGCCGATGACATCGCTGGTGCAGCGCGTGGTCACCGAGCGGTATCTGCGGGCGCTCTAA
- a CDS encoding GAF and ANTAR domain-containing protein — MVMANEPDEREDTHLRIAELVRGLYNRPDVDTVIAELAEHAAVEIPGAQYAGITITRKSKSVETPAATNLYPMLLDKIQQRHQEGPCLTAAWDEKIVYVADLETDDRFPRYRRDALAETPIRSIMAFQLFIEGETMGALNVYSETPDSFDDQSRSIGLVFAAHSSVAWNAARRDEQFQRALASRDIIGQAKGMIMERYGVDAVQAFDLLRKLSQDSNVPLIKIATEFVETAQS, encoded by the coding sequence ATGGTGATGGCGAACGAACCCGACGAGCGCGAGGACACGCATCTGCGCATCGCGGAACTTGTGCGTGGGCTCTACAACCGGCCCGACGTGGACACGGTGATCGCAGAGTTGGCCGAACATGCGGCAGTCGAGATTCCCGGCGCCCAGTACGCGGGCATCACCATCACGCGCAAGTCCAAGAGCGTTGAGACTCCCGCGGCGACCAACCTGTACCCGATGCTGTTGGACAAGATCCAGCAACGGCACCAGGAGGGCCCCTGCCTGACCGCGGCGTGGGACGAGAAGATCGTCTACGTCGCCGACCTCGAAACCGACGACCGGTTCCCACGCTATCGCCGAGATGCTCTCGCGGAGACGCCGATTCGGTCGATCATGGCATTCCAGTTGTTCATCGAGGGCGAGACGATGGGCGCGCTCAACGTCTATTCCGAGACACCGGACTCGTTCGACGACCAGTCGAGAAGCATCGGGTTGGTTTTCGCCGCCCATTCGTCGGTGGCGTGGAATGCGGCGCGTCGCGACGAACAGTTCCAACGAGCATTGGCCAGCCGCGACATCATCGGTCAGGCGAAGGGCATGATCATGGAGCGCTACGGCGTCGACGCTGTACAGGCCTTCGATCTGCTGCGGAAGCTGTCGCAGGACTCCAACGTGCCGCTGATCAAGATCGCGACGGAATTCGTCGAGACCGCGCAATCCTGA
- a CDS encoding alpha/beta hydrolase, protein MDKAKPPILFLHGVFGRPSLLQPWTRFFENAGFECHAPVLPGRDPTNDEVLARTGIQDCFRVALAAYDQLGATPIVIGHSMGGLLAQKIAAARDPRAAVLLASIPPGVLWPQLRALPHLFPLLPRILAGKPFFPSERTMREVPLSTLDRAEQDDLLPRLVRDSGRVFREMSMGSSSTKVNARAVNCPVLCVSADADRNVAQWISRRIAARYHAEHQVHPGLPHWIIAQSAVDDVAPPVLNWLTDKLGLDG, encoded by the coding sequence GTGGACAAGGCCAAGCCTCCCATTCTGTTTCTGCACGGCGTGTTCGGTCGACCGTCACTGCTGCAGCCCTGGACGCGATTCTTCGAAAACGCCGGCTTCGAATGCCACGCACCCGTGTTGCCCGGTCGCGACCCGACCAATGACGAGGTGCTCGCGCGCACCGGCATTCAGGACTGCTTCCGGGTAGCGCTGGCGGCATACGACCAACTGGGCGCCACGCCGATCGTCATCGGCCACAGCATGGGCGGCCTGCTCGCTCAGAAGATCGCCGCAGCACGCGATCCGCGCGCTGCGGTGCTGTTGGCGTCCATCCCGCCCGGCGTGCTCTGGCCGCAACTTCGCGCCCTGCCACACCTGTTCCCCCTGCTGCCGCGCATCCTCGCGGGCAAGCCGTTCTTTCCGTCCGAGCGCACCATGCGGGAGGTCCCGCTCAGCACGCTCGACCGGGCCGAACAGGACGATCTGCTGCCTCGACTGGTTCGTGACTCGGGCCGGGTCTTCCGCGAGATGTCGATGGGATCGTCGTCCACCAAGGTGAATGCCCGTGCCGTCAACTGCCCAGTGCTGTGTGTCAGCGCGGATGCCGATCGAAATGTCGCACAATGGATCTCACGGCGGATCGCCGCACGCTACCACGCCGAGCATCAGGTCCATCCCGGCCTGCCGCACTGGATCATCGCGCAATCCGCGGTCGACGACGTCGCACCGCCCGTGCTGAACTGGTTGACCGACAAGCTCGGCCTGGACGGCTGA
- a CDS encoding L,D-transpeptidase — protein sequence MRAVIRCVLTAVIVATGVVAGPADEGAAAANQSVRSAIASILPAEGQIVGVAHPVVVTFEAPVVDKRAAERFLDITSVPPMTGKFDWLDNETVQWVPDRFWPAHSTIALSVGNLKTNVATGPAVVGVANVSEHTFTVTIDGVEAGPPAILPAPHHRPHFGEPGVFPASMGRPEYPTPIGTFTVLSKERDVVMDSSSVGIPVNSEDGYLLDVEWAVRITRRGIFVHSAPWAVNSLGFENVSHGCISLSPEDAEWYFNTVKVGDPVIVQQNSIEVPRPRVEPENPEVPRVISR from the coding sequence TTGCGTGCGGTCATCAGGTGTGTTCTTACCGCGGTCATCGTCGCTACCGGTGTGGTGGCCGGGCCCGCCGACGAAGGCGCGGCAGCGGCCAACCAGTCGGTGCGTAGCGCCATCGCCTCCATCCTGCCCGCGGAAGGCCAGATCGTCGGGGTGGCGCATCCCGTCGTGGTGACATTCGAGGCGCCCGTCGTCGACAAGCGTGCGGCCGAGCGGTTCCTCGACATCACATCGGTGCCCCCCATGACCGGCAAGTTCGACTGGCTCGACAACGAGACCGTCCAATGGGTTCCGGATCGATTCTGGCCCGCGCACAGCACCATCGCGCTTTCCGTCGGCAACTTGAAGACGAACGTCGCGACGGGTCCGGCGGTCGTCGGGGTTGCGAATGTCTCCGAGCACACGTTCACCGTGACGATCGACGGCGTCGAGGCGGGACCGCCCGCGATCCTGCCGGCTCCGCATCATCGGCCTCACTTCGGCGAGCCCGGCGTCTTTCCGGCCTCAATGGGCAGGCCCGAATATCCAACGCCCATCGGAACATTCACCGTGTTGTCCAAGGAGCGCGACGTGGTGATGGATTCGAGCAGCGTCGGTATCCCGGTCAACTCGGAGGACGGCTACCTGCTCGACGTGGAATGGGCCGTCCGGATCACCAGACGTGGGATCTTCGTGCATTCCGCCCCTTGGGCGGTCAATTCACTCGGCTTCGAGAACGTCAGCCACGGGTGCATCAGCCTCAGCCCCGAGGACGCCGAGTGGTATTTCAACACGGTGAAGGTCGGGGATCCGGTTATCGTGCAGCAGAACAGCATCGAGGTGCCCCGGCCGAGAGTCGAACCAGAAAACCCGGAGGTTCCTCGAGTAATCTCCCGTTGA